The Seleniivibrio woodruffii genome window below encodes:
- a CDS encoding tetratricopeptide repeat protein, with protein MNLSDLIPVRREGLLDTVREALESDISETYRIFSIYGHKGTGRTVFADFLRKELSKDSYLVMYMDAEKACSCYPEQGLIELRDCVSGETADYFALYDISVLVRSEKINGKLKTESECYFRNNSPMMSEVISKSPSKYTFTRSMYDEVGKSFSEEWFNREVRPQIIRMFKEPNHMNWQICMDSFAACLAAVKNTANLEPVLIIDNAENLFDAYDHGVSWVTKLAEKAGCSTLIYISEDQISSDKYGYVSTEINIDTLSKSECAAFCRKNGLERDSMAELIFENTDGHPALTAFSLETYKLVKSNEGHEPGPEVFESNPQSIVHMSLSSLKSTESIMAKLLSCCRVFDEGLFKAVAQEFTGTKDASELFQSLVSRSFITDMGAGFFCVHPLYRMHSHSVLDSDLLENVNYAIYRYHIGSAEAACDYKELTYHIKESVHHAMHIMEIEGFVEWFSTLEKKFYTVEFFNFWLDMLDAAKSHIAGILGETHPQIASYFDKLAFMYLKSGRQVSAEKVLHERLEAEEAKSGKNSSDAVPFMNKLANFYIDTGDFSAAEAIMKKGMEIREQFHGKKSADYADSVLKLGKLYHMAGDREGAIQMLGEAEEIYNKALDVKDTARLEADEVMASIYSAAGQIAKAALIYHKLTTVRNETMGPMSKEAVKSLGDYAKVVFKNGNSRKAVKLYEDLITKTKKIYGDNSRMTAAAANDLAVAYQRVQEFEKSESMHNEALNIKQNIYGTNHPSTAVSCTNFGQLKYAMGDLKNAEPYYFKALQIYETVFGDRHEKTAVGLNNMGFITSRMGQFERAQEYYEKALDIKKEIGGERSISAAAAMNNLGELLFRIGKKDEAREFLTTAHDIYKEIYGEEHEYTKLVAKNLAAVS; from the coding sequence ATGAACTTATCCGACCTCATCCCCGTCAGACGGGAAGGCCTGCTGGACACTGTCCGTGAGGCTCTGGAATCCGATATCTCCGAAACCTACCGTATATTCAGCATATACGGCCACAAAGGAACGGGCAGAACAGTTTTCGCCGATTTTCTGAGAAAAGAGCTGAGCAAAGACTCATACCTTGTCATGTACATGGATGCGGAAAAAGCCTGCTCGTGCTATCCTGAGCAGGGGCTTATAGAGCTTCGGGACTGCGTTTCCGGCGAAACGGCGGACTATTTCGCACTGTATGACATCTCCGTTCTGGTTCGCAGCGAAAAGATAAACGGAAAGCTGAAGACCGAGTCCGAGTGCTATTTCAGAAACAATTCCCCCATGATGAGCGAGGTTATATCAAAATCCCCTTCAAAATACACCTTCACCAGAAGCATGTACGACGAAGTGGGCAAGTCCTTTTCCGAAGAGTGGTTCAACAGGGAAGTCCGCCCGCAGATAATCAGAATGTTCAAAGAACCCAACCATATGAACTGGCAGATCTGTATGGACAGCTTTGCGGCGTGCCTTGCCGCCGTAAAAAATACTGCGAACCTCGAACCCGTTCTGATAATCGACAACGCTGAAAACCTTTTCGATGCCTATGACCACGGCGTAAGCTGGGTCACAAAACTGGCTGAAAAGGCCGGATGCTCAACTCTGATATATATTTCAGAAGATCAGATATCGTCTGATAAATACGGCTACGTCTCCACTGAGATAAACATAGACACTCTGTCCAAGTCAGAATGCGCCGCTTTCTGCCGCAAAAACGGACTGGAAAGGGATTCCATGGCGGAGCTGATATTCGAGAACACCGATGGGCATCCCGCTCTGACGGCGTTCAGCCTTGAGACCTATAAACTGGTTAAGAGCAATGAGGGGCACGAACCCGGCCCCGAAGTTTTCGAAAGCAACCCCCAGAGCATAGTCCACATGAGCCTGAGCAGTCTGAAAAGCACGGAATCCATCATGGCGAAGCTTTTAAGCTGCTGCCGTGTGTTTGATGAAGGGCTTTTCAAAGCGGTTGCACAGGAGTTCACAGGCACAAAGGACGCTTCGGAACTGTTCCAGAGCCTGGTCTCACGCAGTTTCATAACCGATATGGGTGCAGGCTTCTTCTGCGTTCATCCCCTTTACAGGATGCACAGCCACTCTGTTCTGGATTCCGACCTGCTGGAGAACGTAAACTACGCAATCTACCGCTACCACATAGGTTCGGCAGAGGCGGCATGCGACTATAAGGAACTGACATATCACATAAAAGAATCTGTGCACCACGCCATGCACATAATGGAGATAGAGGGCTTTGTCGAATGGTTCTCAACACTGGAGAAAAAGTTCTACACTGTTGAGTTCTTCAACTTCTGGCTGGATATGCTGGATGCGGCAAAAAGCCACATAGCGGGCATTCTGGGCGAGACTCATCCCCAGATTGCTTCATATTTCGATAAACTGGCGTTCATGTATCTGAAATCAGGCCGTCAGGTCTCCGCCGAAAAGGTACTCCACGAAAGACTGGAGGCCGAAGAGGCGAAGTCCGGCAAGAACTCTTCGGATGCAGTTCCCTTCATGAACAAACTTGCCAACTTCTACATAGACACGGGGGATTTCTCCGCCGCCGAAGCCATCATGAAAAAAGGGATGGAGATTCGGGAGCAGTTCCACGGCAAGAAGAGCGCAGACTATGCAGACAGCGTTCTGAAGCTGGGTAAGCTCTACCACATGGCGGGCGACAGAGAGGGTGCAATTCAGATGCTCGGCGAGGCCGAAGAGATCTATAACAAAGCTCTGGATGTTAAGGACACTGCAAGGCTTGAGGCGGACGAGGTCATGGCCTCGATATACAGCGCCGCAGGGCAGATAGCAAAGGCCGCACTCATCTATCACAAGCTCACCACTGTGCGCAATGAGACCATGGGTCCCATGAGCAAAGAGGCCGTTAAAAGTCTCGGCGACTATGCAAAGGTGGTGTTTAAGAACGGAAACAGCCGTAAGGCCGTAAAACTGTACGAAGACCTGATAACCAAAACAAAAAAGATATACGGCGACAACAGCCGCATGACAGCCGCCGCCGCAAACGACCTTGCCGTGGCATATCAGCGGGTTCAGGAGTTTGAAAAATCAGAGAGCATGCATAATGAGGCTCTGAACATCAAGCAGAACATATACGGCACCAACCACCCAAGCACAGCAGTTTCATGCACCAACTTCGGTCAGCTGAAATATGCCATGGGTGATTTGAAAAATGCCGAGCCTTACTATTTCAAAGCGTTGCAGATATACGAGACCGTGTTCGGCGACCGCCACGAAAAAACAGCCGTGGGGCTTAACAACATGGGTTTCATAACCTCACGCATGGGGCAGTTCGAACGTGCGCAGGAGTACTATGAAAAGGCTCTGGACATCAAAAAGGAGATAGGGGGCGAAAGGAGCATCTCCGCCGCCGCCGCAATGAACAACCTCGGCGAACTTCTTTTCAGAATCGGCAAGAAGGACGAGGCGAGGGAATTTCTCACCACAGCCCACGATATTTATAAAGAGATATACGGCGAGGAGCATGAGTATACTAAGCTGGTAGCCAAGAACCTGGCCGCCGTGAGTTAG
- a CDS encoding class II SORL domain-containing protein, which translates to MAIGELVKSADFKSEKHVPVLVLPEKIVAGEAFTVEVSVGKEIAHPNTTEHFINWISVYFKPETGNLINVARFEYLAHGESAAGANQGPAYADPCSVFKLKLTQPGKLIATSYCNIHGLWESEATVAF; encoded by the coding sequence ATGGCTATTGGAGAACTTGTTAAATCCGCAGATTTCAAATCAGAGAAGCACGTTCCTGTTCTTGTGCTCCCCGAAAAAATCGTTGCAGGCGAGGCTTTCACAGTGGAAGTTTCCGTTGGGAAAGAGATCGCCCACCCCAACACAACAGAGCATTTTATCAACTGGATATCAGTCTACTTCAAGCCTGAGACAGGCAACCTTATAAACGTTGCAAGATTCGAATACCTTGCACACGGCGAATCTGCCGCAGGAGCAAATCAGGGACCCGCATATGCAGACCCCTGCTCGGTTTTCAAGCTGAAACTGACTCAGCCCGGCAAACTAATCGCCACTTCCTACTGCAACATCCACGGCCTGTGGGAAAGCGAAGCGACTGTAGCGTTCTAA
- a CDS encoding homocysteine S-methyltransferase family protein has translation MFNQYAKDRIILFDGAMGTSIQKYEISDEVWQGKQGCSEWLNHAAPDIIREIHEQYLTAGADVVETNTFGGTELVMSEYGLEAMTYELNLKGAQIARQAADKYGKFVAGSIGPGTRLPSLGQISYDELFTMYRSQAAALLEGGVDLFIIETCQDLLQIKAALNAVLETAPAGFPVMVSVTVEQNGTMLMGSDLSAVAAVIRDYPVFSLGLNCATGPDLMHHPVANLSKNFGGRISCLPNAGLPENRGGKMIYSMTPERMAEIMEGLIKEFPVSVLGGCCGTTPDHIKALRPLADRYKPLAPAAAEYTGECASLYFSTTITQSPAPALIGERANANGSKAFRELLLKDDLEGMLAVAKEQEDTGAHFTDICVAYAGRNEKEDMRQFMLLLNKTLTAPVVIDSTEPDVVEMALKHYAGKPVINSINFEDGGEKLHKILKTVKKHPSAVIALTIDEEGMAMTADRKFAIAERIYKVFTEEYGLKPEDLIFDPLTFSIGSGDITLTDAAIQTIEAIRRIKTELKGAKTVLGLSNISFGLSAASRPLLNSVFLHDAVAAGLDMAIVHASKVIPESMIDADDMKHCKALLNGEEGALNAFIEYFSSKEGVEKQEEKLNLPADEMLKQHIMKGKKAGLDTVLNELRQTHKPIDIINDIMLPSMQAVGELFGAGKMLLPFVLQSAEVMKAAVGLLEPYMEKSDAQSRGTVVLATVKGDVHDIGKNLVDIILSNNGFTVHNLGIKVPVEEMIRKAVEVKADAIGMSGLLVKSTNIMRENIEELMRQNVSTKVLLGGAALTEKFVDQDCKPIMPGMVHYCRDAFDALKVLGGGESGAKASEKPMKEAVQKVSKVRRPELGDIPAVPFYGTRSVTDISLDEVLEYMNKLALFNHRWGYSRKNMAENEYSAMLKETVYPEYEKTVARVKAENLAELSARYGFYACNSDGDRLIVYKDDTDEVLSVFEFPRQNIEGGVCISDYFLPVSSGRKDVVAFHLVTAGHKAEKLCKQLFEAHEYKEYYQYHGFFTELTEALAEYFHKQVRAELGIGGKDAKSAHGIISLQYSGRRYSFGYAACPDLAQNAQLDSFLNFEEIGVHLTENYEMVPEYSTCAIIVHNPTAEYFVV, from the coding sequence ATGTTCAATCAATACGCAAAAGACAGGATAATCCTTTTCGACGGTGCAATGGGCACCTCCATACAAAAATATGAGATTTCCGACGAAGTCTGGCAGGGAAAGCAGGGTTGCAGCGAATGGCTGAACCATGCCGCTCCGGATATCATCCGTGAGATACACGAGCAGTATCTGACGGCGGGTGCTGACGTTGTCGAGACCAACACTTTCGGCGGAACCGAGCTTGTAATGTCCGAATACGGACTGGAGGCCATGACCTATGAGCTGAACCTGAAAGGCGCACAGATTGCCCGTCAGGCCGCCGACAAATACGGAAAATTCGTTGCAGGTTCCATAGGCCCCGGAACCAGACTGCCCAGTCTCGGCCAGATAAGCTATGATGAGCTGTTCACAATGTACAGGTCACAGGCGGCGGCTCTTCTTGAGGGCGGGGTCGACCTGTTCATAATAGAGACCTGTCAGGATCTTCTCCAGATAAAGGCCGCTCTGAACGCCGTGCTTGAAACTGCACCTGCGGGCTTCCCCGTTATGGTGTCGGTGACCGTTGAGCAGAACGGTACGATGCTAATGGGAAGCGACCTTTCGGCCGTTGCCGCCGTGATCCGTGACTATCCCGTTTTCTCGCTTGGTCTTAACTGCGCAACAGGCCCCGACCTGATGCACCATCCCGTTGCAAACCTCTCCAAAAACTTCGGCGGCAGAATCTCATGTCTGCCAAACGCAGGACTGCCAGAAAACAGGGGCGGAAAAATGATCTATTCCATGACGCCCGAACGCATGGCGGAGATCATGGAGGGGCTGATCAAAGAATTTCCCGTGTCGGTTCTGGGCGGATGCTGCGGAACCACACCCGACCACATAAAAGCTCTGCGTCCCCTTGCGGACAGATACAAACCCCTCGCGCCAGCCGCCGCTGAATACACAGGCGAATGCGCAAGCCTCTATTTTTCAACGACCATTACCCAGTCCCCCGCACCCGCTCTCATAGGCGAACGTGCCAACGCAAACGGAAGCAAGGCCTTCCGTGAACTGCTCCTCAAAGATGACCTTGAGGGCATGCTGGCGGTTGCAAAGGAGCAGGAGGATACGGGAGCGCACTTCACCGATATCTGCGTGGCATACGCCGGAAGGAACGAAAAGGAGGACATGAGACAGTTCATGCTCCTTCTGAACAAAACCCTCACAGCCCCGGTAGTGATAGATTCCACAGAACCTGACGTTGTTGAGATGGCACTGAAACACTATGCAGGAAAGCCCGTCATAAACTCCATCAACTTCGAGGACGGCGGCGAAAAACTCCACAAAATACTGAAAACTGTTAAAAAACACCCGTCAGCAGTCATAGCCCTCACCATCGACGAAGAGGGAATGGCCATGACAGCGGACAGAAAATTCGCAATAGCTGAAAGAATATACAAGGTTTTCACCGAAGAGTACGGACTTAAACCCGAAGACCTAATCTTCGACCCCCTCACCTTCTCCATAGGCAGCGGGGACATAACCCTCACCGATGCGGCAATTCAGACAATCGAAGCAATCCGCAGGATAAAAACCGAGCTGAAAGGCGCAAAAACTGTGCTCGGACTCTCTAACATTTCGTTCGGTCTGTCCGCCGCCAGCCGGCCTCTGCTGAACTCCGTCTTCCTCCACGATGCGGTGGCCGCAGGGCTTGACATGGCCATCGTCCATGCATCAAAAGTCATTCCCGAATCAATGATAGACGCAGACGATATGAAGCACTGCAAGGCTCTGCTGAACGGCGAAGAGGGCGCACTGAACGCCTTCATCGAATATTTTTCATCTAAAGAGGGCGTTGAAAAGCAGGAGGAAAAGCTTAACCTCCCCGCAGACGAGATGCTCAAACAGCACATAATGAAGGGCAAGAAGGCCGGACTGGACACTGTTCTGAACGAACTGCGCCAGACCCACAAGCCCATAGACATAATAAACGACATAATGCTCCCCTCAATGCAGGCGGTGGGCGAACTGTTCGGTGCAGGCAAAATGCTCCTTCCCTTCGTTCTGCAGTCAGCAGAGGTAATGAAGGCCGCAGTGGGACTGCTTGAGCCTTACATGGAGAAGAGCGATGCCCAGTCCAGAGGGACTGTTGTCCTTGCCACCGTAAAAGGCGACGTGCACGACATAGGCAAGAACCTTGTGGATATCATACTTTCGAACAACGGTTTTACAGTACACAACCTCGGCATAAAAGTGCCTGTTGAAGAGATGATAAGAAAGGCTGTTGAGGTCAAGGCGGACGCAATCGGAATGAGCGGTCTGCTGGTGAAGTCCACGAACATAATGAGAGAGAACATTGAAGAGCTGATGCGCCAGAATGTAAGCACGAAGGTGCTTCTGGGCGGTGCGGCTCTCACAGAGAAATTTGTGGATCAGGACTGCAAACCCATCATGCCCGGCATGGTGCACTACTGCCGTGACGCTTTTGATGCTCTCAAAGTGCTCGGAGGCGGCGAATCCGGTGCAAAGGCATCCGAAAAACCCATGAAAGAGGCAGTTCAGAAGGTTTCAAAAGTACGCAGACCTGAGCTTGGCGATATCCCCGCCGTTCCTTTCTACGGCACACGCTCCGTCACAGACATCAGCCTTGATGAAGTGCTTGAGTATATGAATAAGCTGGCGCTCTTCAACCACAGATGGGGATACAGCCGCAAGAACATGGCAGAGAACGAATATTCGGCAATGCTGAAAGAGACTGTTTATCCCGAATACGAAAAGACTGTCGCCCGTGTCAAAGCGGAAAATCTTGCTGAACTGTCCGCCAGATACGGCTTTTATGCATGCAACAGCGACGGCGACAGACTGATAGTATATAAAGACGATACGGACGAAGTGCTCTCTGTTTTCGAATTTCCCAGACAAAATATCGAAGGCGGAGTGTGCATATCAGACTATTTCCTGCCCGTTTCATCAGGCAGAAAGGACGTTGTGGCCTTCCATCTGGTCACAGCGGGACACAAGGCCGAAAAGCTCTGTAAACAGCTGTTCGAAGCACATGAATACAAAGAATATTACCAGTACCACGGCTTTTTCACGGAGCTGACGGAGGCACTGGCGGAATATTTCCACAAACAGGTAAGGGCTGAACTCGGAATCGGCGGTAAAGACGCAAAATCCGCCCACGGAATCATCTCTCTGCAATACAGCGGCCGCAGATACAGCTTCGGCTATGCGGCATGCCCCGACCTTGCACAGAACGCACAGCTCGACAGTTTCCTGAACTTTGAGGAAATAGGCGTGCACCTCACCGAAAATTACGAAATGGTGCCGGAATACTCAACCTGTGCTATAATTGTTCATAACCCTACGGCTGAGTATTTTGTGGTTTGA
- a CDS encoding M3 family metallopeptidase, producing MFINYRPEQLADAKTELDSILKSNRETIDSLLKQENRTYRNFIRPLMETDIRINEFFTPVSHVNYVNNTEETQEVYNYCMPEITKYGTETAQRKDIYDAVSAVYEAEKKTLTPEQTKVLENMLKGFRLSGVHLPQEQKARLMEINLELTQLSTDFFQNILKDTDSFEYIVTDEKDVAGIPEPDLKVARCDEGWCFTLKMPSYTAYMTYGPNREIREKLYHAFTTRAPQNAEIIEKTLKLRKEEAEILGFRRFSDLSLERKNAKSPEEVISFLTELAEKAEKQAVEEMEELKKLAQLPDTASYDTGFYAEKLRRIKCGYNEQEYRPYFEHHSVVKGLFDFTEKIFGISFVQVDVPVWHETVKVYDIYKNGEVFARIYTDMEVRKGKRDGAWMNNWQTRRINAEGRLVPATAIICGNFPHATEDSPSLLRHSDVVTLFHEMGHALHHLLSEVDEADVSGVNGVEWDVIEFPSQFYELFAFNPDVLKMFSKHWQTGEVLPDEMIARLDGVRTFMSATGMLRQIEFGLFDMTIHADAYTADEVQRILNDIRKKTTVIQPPAYNKFQHGFSHIFSGGYAAGYYSYKWAERLSCDAYGIFTEKGVFNAEVGRSFLENVLSKGGSGDMIEFFRKFAGREPDSRSLLRVNGIR from the coding sequence ATGTTTATAAATTACCGACCCGAACAGCTTGCTGATGCTAAAACCGAGCTTGACAGCATCCTGAAAAGCAACAGAGAGACCATCGACAGCCTGTTGAAACAGGAGAACAGAACATACAGAAACTTCATCAGACCGCTGATGGAGACCGATATCCGTATCAACGAGTTTTTTACTCCCGTTTCCCACGTCAACTATGTGAATAACACGGAAGAGACGCAGGAAGTTTATAACTACTGCATGCCGGAAATAACTAAATACGGCACGGAAACCGCACAGCGTAAAGACATTTACGATGCTGTGTCCGCAGTTTACGAAGCCGAGAAGAAGACCCTTACACCGGAACAGACAAAGGTTCTGGAAAACATGCTGAAAGGATTCAGGCTCTCAGGCGTTCACCTGCCGCAGGAGCAAAAGGCCAGACTCATGGAGATAAACCTTGAACTGACACAGCTTTCCACAGACTTTTTTCAGAATATACTGAAAGACACCGACTCTTTTGAATATATCGTCACAGACGAAAAGGACGTGGCAGGTATTCCCGAACCCGACCTGAAAGTCGCCAGATGCGACGAGGGCTGGTGTTTCACCCTTAAAATGCCCAGCTACACAGCCTATATGACCTATGGCCCCAACCGAGAGATACGGGAAAAGCTCTACCATGCCTTCACCACCCGTGCGCCGCAGAACGCCGAAATAATCGAAAAAACACTTAAACTGCGCAAGGAGGAGGCGGAGATACTGGGCTTTCGCAGATTCAGCGACCTTTCCCTTGAGCGCAAGAACGCAAAATCACCGGAAGAGGTGATCTCTTTCCTGACGGAGCTTGCGGAAAAGGCCGAAAAACAGGCGGTTGAGGAGATGGAGGAGTTGAAAAAACTGGCTCAGCTCCCCGACACCGCAAGTTACGACACGGGATTCTACGCAGAAAAACTGCGCCGCATAAAATGCGGATACAACGAACAGGAATACCGCCCCTATTTCGAACACCACAGTGTCGTTAAAGGCCTGTTCGACTTTACGGAAAAAATATTCGGAATCTCCTTCGTTCAGGTTGACGTTCCTGTCTGGCACGAAACAGTAAAAGTCTACGACATATACAAAAACGGTGAGGTATTCGCAAGGATATACACCGATATGGAAGTCCGCAAAGGCAAGCGGGACGGCGCATGGATGAACAACTGGCAGACAAGGCGCATAAACGCAGAAGGCAGGCTTGTGCCTGCAACCGCTATCATATGCGGCAACTTTCCCCATGCAACAGAGGACAGCCCCTCGCTTCTGCGCCACAGCGACGTGGTTACCCTTTTCCACGAGATGGGGCACGCCCTGCACCACCTGCTCTCAGAAGTTGACGAAGCTGATGTCAGCGGTGTCAACGGTGTGGAATGGGATGTCATCGAGTTCCCCTCGCAGTTTTATGAGCTGTTCGCATTCAACCCCGATGTGCTGAAAATGTTCTCAAAGCACTGGCAGACGGGGGAAGTGCTCCCAGATGAGATGATAGCCAGACTGGACGGTGTGCGCACCTTTATGTCGGCGACGGGAATGCTCCGCCAGATCGAGTTCGGACTGTTCGACATGACAATCCATGCTGACGCATACACAGCGGATGAGGTTCAGCGGATTCTTAATGACATAAGAAAAAAGACGACCGTAATTCAGCCGCCGGCGTATAACAAGTTCCAGCACGGATTCAGCCACATCTTCTCCGGAGGCTATGCGGCCGGATACTACAGCTATAAATGGGCGGAACGCCTGTCATGCGATGCCTACGGGATATTCACCGAAAAGGGTGTTTTCAATGCCGAGGTCGGCCGCAGCTTCCTTGAGAACGTTCTCAGCAAAGGCGGCAGCGGGGATATGATTGAATTTTTCAGAAAATTTGCCGGAAGAGAACCGGACAGCAGAAGCCTGCTGAGGGTCAACGGCATAAGATAA
- a CDS encoding uracil-DNA glycosylase, translated as MERINCRKCVHFYITWEKTHPYGCRAMGFKTDVLPSVRVYQSSGVHCLRFVEKKFNKE; from the coding sequence TTGGAAAGGATAAATTGCCGTAAATGCGTGCATTTTTACATTACATGGGAAAAGACCCATCCCTACGGGTGTCGGGCAATGGGGTTCAAAACTGATGTGCTGCCCTCTGTCCGTGTTTATCAGTCATCGGGTGTTCACTGTCTGCGCTTTGTGGAGAAGAAATTCAATAAAGAATGA
- a CDS encoding Crp/Fnr family transcriptional regulator, whose amino-acid sequence MNLAEQLAKAAIFETTEKNDLERLASFCKVKKFAKDEVVFHEGDVGTDLYVVTSGSFRVVLVDGNGDEIILSLIRPCGVVGEMSMIDGLGRTGTLIADELSEIILIPRKALNELLQKDFNVTLYLLETLTERLRKADELIESLAFLNVKERIMKFLLDSVKGEQEPQNGYFTIRKYTHQELSNMIGASRESVTKCLKILSLEGAIKVKDDCMQVKEPVILY is encoded by the coding sequence GTGAATCTTGCAGAACAGCTGGCCAAAGCCGCCATATTTGAAACCACAGAAAAGAACGACCTTGAAAGACTTGCAAGTTTCTGCAAGGTCAAAAAGTTTGCCAAAGACGAGGTTGTCTTCCATGAAGGCGATGTCGGCACCGACCTGTATGTCGTCACATCCGGAAGCTTCCGTGTGGTTCTGGTTGACGGCAACGGGGACGAGATAATCCTCTCGCTCATTCGGCCCTGCGGAGTTGTGGGCGAGATGAGCATGATAGACGGTCTCGGCCGCACAGGAACACTCATCGCCGACGAACTCTCCGAAATAATCCTCATCCCGCGAAAAGCTCTGAACGAACTTCTCCAAAAAGATTTCAATGTGACACTCTACCTTCTGGAAACTCTGACCGAACGGCTAAGAAAAGCGGACGAGCTTATCGAGTCGCTGGCGTTTCTGAATGTTAAGGAACGCATAATGAAATTTCTTCTGGACAGTGTTAAAGGGGAGCAGGAGCCCCAGAACGGCTATTTCACCATAAGAAAGTACACCCATCAGGAGCTTTCAAACATGATCGGTGCATCCAGAGAGTCTGTGACCAAGTGTCTGAAGATACTTTCACTGGAAGGAGCCATCAAAGTGAAGGATGACTGCATGCAGGTTAAAGAACCCGTCATTCTTTATTGA
- the ispG gene encoding flavodoxin-dependent (E)-4-hydroxy-3-methylbut-2-enyl-diphosphate synthase yields MIERKKTRQIKIGDVAVGGGTPVSIQSMTNTDTRDTEATIAQIQRLEAAGCEIVRCAVVDENAAKAFRTIRDAVRIPLIADIHFDYKLAIASMEHGADAIRINPGNIGSAERVRAVVDAAKANGSAIRVGVNAGSLEKDILKEHGITAEALVKSAFRHIRQIEEMGFYDMKISLKASSVPLTYQAYTLFAAQSDYPLHIGVTEAGTFFAGTVKSSAGIGALLLNGIGDTLRVSLTGDPEQEIRVAWQLLNALEIRRRGPEIISCPTCGRTEIGLEALAVEVEKRASVLNDTISIAVMGCPVNGPGEAKHADYGIAGGRGLGIIFKKGEAVKKVPEAELVRELFEIIKNDGIS; encoded by the coding sequence GGCTGTGGGCGGCGGCACACCTGTCAGCATACAGTCCATGACAAATACCGACACAAGGGACACGGAAGCCACCATAGCCCAGATACAAAGGCTTGAGGCCGCAGGATGCGAGATAGTGCGCTGTGCGGTGGTGGACGAGAACGCCGCAAAGGCTTTCAGGACCATCCGTGATGCGGTCAGGATACCCCTCATAGCCGACATACATTTCGATTATAAACTCGCCATAGCCTCAATGGAACACGGGGCGGACGCAATCCGCATAAACCCCGGAAACATAGGCTCAGCGGAGCGTGTCAGAGCCGTTGTCGATGCCGCAAAGGCAAACGGCTCGGCAATACGGGTGGGCGTTAACGCAGGATCCCTTGAAAAAGACATTCTGAAAGAACACGGAATAACCGCCGAAGCACTGGTCAAGTCGGCGTTCCGCCACATCAGACAGATTGAGGAAATGGGATTCTACGACATGAAGATAAGCCTCAAGGCAAGCAGTGTCCCCCTGACCTATCAGGCATATACGCTGTTCGCCGCTCAGTCGGACTATCCCCTGCATATAGGAGTCACCGAGGCAGGAACCTTTTTTGCAGGTACTGTGAAATCATCCGCAGGCATAGGCGCACTGCTTTTAAACGGCATAGGCGACACACTTCGGGTATCGCTCACAGGTGATCCCGAACAGGAGATCCGTGTTGCATGGCAGCTTCTGAACGCACTTGAAATACGCCGCAGAGGCCCCGAAATAATCTCATGCCCCACCTGCGGGCGCACCGAGATAGGACTTGAAGCACTTGCAGTTGAAGTTGAAAAGCGGGCATCCGTCCTCAACGACACCATCAGCATAGCAGTTATGGGCTGTCCGGTGAACGGTCCCGGCGAAGCGAAACACGCAGACTACGGAATCGCCGGAGGCAGAGGACTGGGCATAATCTTCAAAAAGGGCGAAGCAGTTAAAAAGGTTCCGGAGGCCGAACTGGTTCGGGAACTGTTCGAAATAATAAAAAATGACGGCATAAGCTAG